One genomic segment of Flavobacteriaceae bacterium includes these proteins:
- a CDS encoding IS982 family transposase, which yields MNNLNANYERILEVLRKILKEQLLIYQRREPKLSDLELISLSLTVEFMGIDSENDLFRKLPIAIYQKIERSVYNKRRRRLLDHLDSIRLKLASYFNEFENYFIVDSMPLEVCKLSRSYRSKICKETMHTFPDKGYCASQGTNYYGYKLHAICSVSGVFQSIDFSPASVHDINYLKAVKMQIKSATLIGDRGYLSAEVQLNLFETYDIKLNTPMRNNQNQYKKQAYIFRKSRKRIETLFSQLYGINLKSCV from the coding sequence ATGAACAACTTAAATGCAAATTACGAAAGAATATTGGAAGTATTAAGAAAAATATTAAAAGAACAACTTTTAATTTATCAAAGGCGTGAACCTAAACTTAGTGATTTAGAACTCATCAGTTTAAGTTTAACGGTAGAATTTATGGGAATTGATAGCGAGAATGATTTGTTTAGGAAACTCCCAATTGCAATTTACCAGAAAATAGAACGAAGTGTTTATAACAAAAGAAGGCGTAGATTATTAGATCATTTGGACAGTATTCGATTAAAATTAGCTTCCTACTTTAATGAATTTGAGAATTATTTTATCGTTGACAGTATGCCTTTGGAAGTTTGCAAATTATCAAGGAGTTATCGTTCTAAAATCTGCAAAGAAACAATGCATACCTTTCCAGACAAAGGTTATTGTGCATCTCAAGGTACTAATTATTACGGGTATAAGTTGCACGCAATTTGTTCTGTGAGCGGTGTTTTTCAGAGTATCGATTTTAGTCCAGCATCTGTACATGATATCAATTATCTTAAAGCGGTTAAAATGCAGATTAAAAGCGCTACTTTAATTGGTGATAGAGGATATTTATCCGCAGAAGTTCAACTTAATTTATTTGAAACCTATGATATTAAATTAAATACACCAATGAGAAATAATCAAAATCAGTATAAGAAACAAGCTTATATTTTTAGAAAATCTAGAAAACGTATAGAAACTTTGTTCTCACAATTATATGGGATCAATCTCAAAAGTTGTGTGTGA
- a CDS encoding transposase: MDTYIDLLKLILPELLVEHFDLSKHSVENEVMHLYFEERNIVPKEESERILIAHGFHKELTIQDFPLRGNTVYLHIKRRRWLDRKTKQIVQRDWNLVAQGTRMTEQFAAFLKEISR; this comes from the coding sequence TTGGATACTTATATAGATTTACTAAAATTAATTTTACCAGAGTTGTTAGTTGAACATTTTGATTTGTCAAAACATAGTGTTGAAAATGAAGTGATGCATTTGTATTTTGAAGAACGTAACATAGTTCCCAAAGAAGAATCAGAACGTATCTTGATAGCTCACGGATTTCATAAAGAGCTTACCATTCAAGACTTTCCATTACGAGGCAACACAGTATATCTTCACATTAAACGTCGTAGATGGTTAGATAGGAAGACCAAACAAATTGTACAAAGAGATTGGAATTTAGTAGCACAGGGGACTCGAATGACAGAGCAGTTCGCTGCTTTTTTAAAAGAAATTAGTAGATAG
- a CDS encoding DDE transposase, with protein sequence MGRFYGVDGKKLGRQYRDYLSEFKQWKQKKHAKEWHVFPENIGAYLSIDETALSKGELYTIITNKKAKGKKGAIVGVFAGTKIEPIIEQLLKISSKKRNKVKEITLDMANSMKNIAKTCFPKAIQVTDRFHVQKLALEALQDIRIKHRWNAIDLENDLIKLAKTKGKEYQPEIFDNGDTRKQLLARSRYLLYKSPEKWTQNQYLRSKILFEKYPDIQKAFNLNQSLRNIFNTAKSIQIAYTKLAHWYNDVEKSGFKAFNTIANTISINYRSILNYFINRSTNASAESFNAKIKAFRAQFRGVKNVEFFLFRLTQIFA encoded by the coding sequence ATAGGTAGATTTTACGGAGTTGATGGTAAAAAACTTGGACGTCAATATCGTGATTATTTAAGTGAGTTTAAACAATGGAAACAAAAAAAACATGCTAAAGAGTGGCATGTTTTTCCTGAAAATATAGGTGCTTATTTATCTATTGATGAAACAGCATTGTCTAAAGGAGAACTCTACACCATTATTACCAATAAAAAAGCCAAAGGTAAAAAAGGAGCTATTGTAGGGGTTTTTGCAGGCACTAAGATAGAACCCATTATAGAACAGTTACTTAAAATATCCTCTAAAAAAAGAAACAAAGTCAAAGAAATTACACTAGATATGGCGAACTCTATGAAAAATATAGCCAAAACATGTTTCCCTAAGGCCATACAAGTAACTGATAGATTCCATGTGCAAAAACTAGCTCTAGAAGCGCTACAAGATATTAGAATAAAACATCGATGGAATGCAATAGACCTAGAAAATGACCTAATCAAGTTAGCAAAAACAAAAGGTAAAGAGTATCAACCTGAGATATTTGACAATGGGGACACTAGAAAACAACTCTTAGCTAGAAGTAGATATTTACTCTATAAATCTCCTGAAAAATGGACACAAAATCAATATCTAAGAAGCAAAATACTTTTTGAAAAATATCCTGATATTCAAAAGGCTTTTAACTTAAATCAGAGCCTTAGAAATATATTCAATACAGCTAAATCAATACAAATTGCATATACAAAACTAGCACATTGGTATAATGATGTAGAAAAATCTGGTTTTAAAGCTTTTAATACAATAGCAAATACAATTTCTATAAATTATCGGTCAATACTCAATTATTTTATCAATCGGAGTACAAATGCTTCTGCTGAATCTTTTAATGCTAAGATTAAAGCCTTTAGAGCGCAGTTTAGAGGTGTTAAAAATGTAGAATTCTTCCTGTTCAGATTAACACAAATTTTTGCCTAA
- a CDS encoding methyltransferase — MKVGTDGVLLGAWCSIDHSPKTILDIGSGTGVITLMLAQRCSNAIVNAVEIDKKAYQQSVENFKRSNWSHRLFCYHSAFQDFTQKMVKEAYDLIISNPPFYSDAYETKDTARNKARFTSSLSFRELITRATNLLSATGKFAVILPYKEEQRFIASALENKLFPNKVCSVKGTPYSRTKRSLLEFSFGKKEIIEEQLIIETARHQYTQKYMELTKGFYLKL; from the coding sequence ATGAAAGTGGGAACAGATGGTGTTTTGCTAGGTGCCTGGTGTTCAATAGACCACAGTCCGAAAACAATTTTAGACATAGGTTCCGGAACAGGGGTTATTACATTGATGCTCGCTCAGCGTTGTAGTAATGCGATTGTTAATGCCGTAGAAATTGATAAAAAAGCGTATCAACAATCAGTAGAAAATTTTAAACGATCAAACTGGAGCCACCGGTTATTTTGTTACCATAGCGCTTTTCAGGATTTTACCCAAAAAATGGTAAAAGAAGCATACGATCTCATTATTTCCAACCCTCCTTTTTATTCGGATGCCTACGAAACAAAAGATACTGCAAGAAACAAAGCCAGGTTTACTTCATCTCTGTCGTTTCGGGAATTGATTACAAGAGCAACAAACCTGCTTTCTGCAACAGGGAAATTTGCCGTCATTCTTCCATATAAAGAAGAACAAAGGTTTATTGCATCTGCTTTGGAAAATAAGTTATTTCCAAATAAAGTTTGCAGCGTAAAAGGAACCCCGTATTCCAGAACCAAACGGAGTTTGTTAGAATTTTCTTTTGGAAAAAAAGAAATAATAGAAGAGCAGTTGATTATTGAAACTGCCCGCCATCAGTATACTCAAAAATATATGGAATTGACAAAAGGTTTTTATTTAAAATTATAA